In the genome of Panthera uncia isolate 11264 chromosome B3 unlocalized genomic scaffold, Puncia_PCG_1.0 HiC_scaffold_1, whole genome shotgun sequence, one region contains:
- the GPR176 gene encoding G-protein coupled receptor 176, which translates to MVLWSTCRTTVFKSVTNRFIKNLACSGICASLVCVPFDIILSTSPHCCWWIYTMLFCKVVKFLHKLFCSVTILSFPAIALDRYYSVLYPLERKISDAKSRELVMYIWAHAVVASIPVFAVTNVADIYAMSTCTEAWSNSLGHLVYVLIYNITTVIVPVAVVFLFLILIRRALSASQKKKVIIAALRTPQNTISIPYASQREAELHATLLSMVMVFILCSVPYATLVVYQTVLNVPDTSVFLLLTAIWLPKVSLLANPVLFLTVNKSVRKCLVGTLIQLHHRYSRRNVVGAAGGVADASLEPSLRSGSQLLEMFHIGQQQIFKPTEDEEESEAKYSGSADLQAKEILSTCLEGEGEPQFAPPRPLLGAADSLSQVAPAAPAEPETLPDKYSLQFGFGPFELPPQWLSETRNSKKRLLPPLGNTPEELIQTKMPKVGRVEWKMSRNNKVSIFPKVDS; encoded by the exons ATGGTGTTATGGTCAACTTGCCGCACAACCGTGTTCAAATCTGTCACCAACAGGTTCATTAAAAACCTGGCCTGCTCTGGGATTTGTGCCAGCCTGGTGTGTGTGCCTTTTGACATCATCCTTAGCACTAGTCCTCACTGTTGCTGGTGGATCTACACCATGCTCTTCTGCAAGGTCGTCAAATTTTTGCACAAACTCTTCTGCTCCGTGACTATCCTCAGCTTCCCTGCCATTGCCTTGGACAG GTACTACTCAGTTCTTTATCCACTGGAGAGAAAGATATCTGACGCCAAGTCCCGCGAACTGGTGATGTACATCTGGGCCCATGCCGTGGTGGCCAGCATTCCTGTGTTCGCAGTGACCAACGTGGCCGACATCTATGCCATGTCCACCTGCACTGAAGCCTGGAGCAACTCGTTGGGCCACCTGGTCTACGTGCTGATCTATAACATCACCACCGTCATCGTGCCTGTGGCTGTGGTCTTCCTCTTCTTGATACTGATCCGACGGGCCCTGAGCGCTAGCCAGAAGAAGAAGGTCATCATCGCAGCTCTCCGGACCCCGCAGAACACCATCTCTATCCCCTATGCCTCCCAGCGGGAGGCAGAGCTACACGCCACCCTGCTCTCCATGGTGATGGTCTTCATCTTATGCAGTGTGCCCTACGCCACCCTGGTTGTCTACCAGACTGTGCTCAACGTCCCTGACACGTCTGTCTTCTTGCTGCTCACTGCCATTTGGCTGCCCAAAGTCTCTCTGCTGGCGAACCCTGTGCTCTTTCTTACTGTGAACAAGTCCGTCCGCAAGTGCTTGGTAGGCACGTTGATACAGCTGCATCACCGGTACAGTCGCCGTAATGTGGTGGGTGCAGCGGGTGGGGTGGCTGAcgccagcctggagcccagcctgCGTTCGGGCAGCCAGCTCCTGGAGATGTTCCACATTGGGCAGCAGCAGATCTTTAAGCCCACGGAGGACGAGGAAGAGAGTGAAGCCAAGTACAGTGGCTCAGCCGACCTCCAGGCCAAGGAGATACTTAGCACCTgcctggagggagagggggagcccCAGTTTGCGCCTCCTAGGCCGCTCCTGGGCGCGGCGGACTCTCTATCCCAGGTGGCTCCAGCGGCCCCCGCGGAACCTGAAACATTGCCCGACAAGTATTCTCTGCAGTTTGGCTTTGGGCCTTTCGAGTTGCCTCCCCAGTGGCTCTCGGAGACCCGAAACAGCAAGAAGCGGCTGCTTCCCCCCTTGGGTAACACCCCAGAGGAGCTTATTCAGACAAAGATGCCCAAGGTAGGCAGGGTGGAGTGGAAGATGAGCAGAAACAATAAAGTGAGCATTTTCCCGAAGGTGGATTCCTAG